The Tolypothrix sp. PCC 7712 region TGCTAGTTATCTTTGGCATATTTGTCTTTCCCGGTACTTCCGGTTCTGTAGCCCAAGTCGGTGCTAAAACAGTACCTATAGAAGTGGATCTGGTAGTTCGTGGCTTAAATGTTCGTAACCCTCAGCAGTTATATGACAAAGGGCTGAAAGCAGGTGGTAAGACTAACGTGATTATCCGCAATCAACCTCATGGTGAGATTGCAATTAAATCTATGCAACCACTACCAAGAACAATCAATGTTCCTCAACCTGATGGTTCTATTAAAGAGTTACCAGATCCAAAAAGCAACAATTTTAGTACAGATATGCTGTTGACTTTAGAAGGTAAAGCACAAATCACTCAAAATGGCCCTGTTCTAGGTAACAGCAAAGTGAAAATTGGAATGCCCTTTGAATTAGAAGGTTTCAACTACAACTTTAATGCCACTGTCATCGATTTAAGATTGAAAGATAAATAAACTTGGCACCAAAGCAAGTCTAATTTTAGACCTTACATCACATAGTGGTCTATTGCCAAAATTTTGATAAGTTCGTAGTGAGTTAGCGCAGTCTTAAGGGTTTCCCTGGAACGAATGAATAACCGCAATTTTGAGCAGTCTACTGCTTGAAAATCCAGGCTACAGTCTTGACTACGAACTTATTCGCCTATCATGACTAGCAACATAAATCACTAGTTATTAGTGCGAATTTCTACGTTAAAATAGACACTAGTTTGGGCTATGCACAGCCAGTAAATTTTATGTACTGGCGCAAAATCAAAATGTATAAAAGTAGCGGAAATTAAGAGAAAAACTGCCGATATTAGGTAGGATTAATACATCGACAATTAAAAATGAAAGTGTTAAAACCCCTTTATAAAGAAATAAGTTTAGTAAACTTTCTCCCTTAGTCTCTCTAGACT contains the following coding sequences:
- a CDS encoding DUF4330 domain-containing protein, whose product is MAILDTKGRLFGKINLLDLGALLVIVLVIFGIFVFPGTSGSVAQVGAKTVPIEVDLVVRGLNVRNPQQLYDKGLKAGGKTNVIIRNQPHGEIAIKSMQPLPRTINVPQPDGSIKELPDPKSNNFSTDMLLTLEGKAQITQNGPVLGNSKVKIGMPFELEGFNYNFNATVIDLRLKDK